Proteins co-encoded in one Candidatus Eisenbacteria bacterium genomic window:
- the meaB gene encoding methylmalonyl Co-A mutase-associated GTPase MeaB, producing MSLVENGERGAETLLDQIYGARPPAPRVGVTGPPGAGKSTLVAEMALLLRRQGRRLGVIAVDPTSPYTGGAILGDRVRMSELSTDPGVFIRSMATRGSLGGLAARTEELCELLSAWGSDITLIETVGVGQSELDVAQAADTTVVVLTPESGDAIQSLKAGLMEIADIFVVNKSDHAGADQLAAAIRSALALRPTATWRPPIVNTVATERRGIEELNEAIEKHRAHLGDPSVSRGLRREKIRARLKNAVRERLLEGAWGRKGLGALLDRAADQVLEGTISPYRAARDLIERMTDHGESSSPN from the coding sequence ATGAGCCTGGTCGAGAACGGCGAGCGCGGAGCGGAAACGCTCCTCGACCAGATCTATGGCGCGCGGCCGCCGGCCCCCCGCGTGGGGGTCACCGGTCCACCGGGGGCGGGGAAGAGCACGTTGGTCGCGGAAATGGCGCTCCTCTTGCGCCGCCAGGGGCGGCGGCTGGGGGTCATCGCGGTGGATCCGACGAGTCCCTATACCGGTGGCGCGATCCTCGGCGACCGCGTCCGGATGAGCGAGCTTTCCACGGACCCGGGGGTTTTCATCCGGAGCATGGCCACCCGCGGGAGTCTCGGCGGGCTCGCGGCGCGAACCGAAGAGCTGTGCGAGCTTCTCTCCGCATGGGGAAGCGATATCACGCTGATCGAAACGGTGGGCGTGGGCCAATCGGAGCTGGACGTGGCCCAGGCCGCAGACACGACGGTGGTGGTCTTGACCCCCGAGTCGGGGGACGCGATCCAATCCCTGAAGGCGGGGTTGATGGAGATCGCCGACATCTTCGTCGTGAACAAGTCGGATCACGCGGGTGCGGACCAGCTGGCCGCCGCGATCCGATCGGCGCTCGCCTTGCGCCCCACGGCCACGTGGCGTCCGCCGATCGTGAACACGGTCGCCACGGAACGGCGGGGGATCGAGGAGCTGAACGAGGCGATCGAGAAGCACCGGGCCCACCTCGGGGATCCCTCCGTGTCGCGGGGGCTCCGGCGCGAGAAGATCCGCGCGCGCCTGAAAAACGCGGTGCGCGAGAGGCTTCTCGAGGGGGCGTGGGGGCGGAAGGGCCTTGGGGCGCTTCTGGACCGTGCCGCGGATCAAGTGCTCGAGGGGACGATTTCCCCGTATCGCGCGGCGCGTGATTTGATCGAAAGGATGACGGACCATGGCGAGAGCAGCAGCCCGAACTGA
- a CDS encoding glycosyltransferase, whose amino-acid sequence MGKSSSSSTYPMPTREAGTSSTDPRAVSAGRRILILHVRAGVGHERAARAVEAALRSLDPTCEPIVRDALDFSSPFLRTFYASSYNRLVDRVPRVWGFFYRRAERIPARSFRQRLRSAILAAGCRDFITAARRFRADAILCTQFLPVEVFSLFRERGLVPVPVYCAVTDFSIHPIWVYPGIDRYFVATEAAKEELRETGVVREERIEVTGVPIDPRFATGVGREAARRELELDPDPGRLTLLLMGGGFGWGPMEEMVEVVLRLPETVQALVIAGKNDALRHRLSGRVEGQGRRIQIHGFTERIPMFLEAADLLVGKAGGLTSSEAMARGVPIVALRPIPGQEERNVDYLQESGAAVRVHDLFELRVKLAHFLADPADLERMKANARAIGRPDSAFRVARSILTTFA is encoded by the coding sequence ATGGGGAAGAGCTCCTCGTCCAGCACGTATCCAATGCCTACCCGGGAGGCCGGAACCAGTTCTACTGATCCGCGCGCCGTCTCGGCCGGGAGGCGGATCCTGATCCTGCACGTCCGCGCCGGCGTGGGGCATGAACGCGCCGCCCGCGCGGTCGAGGCCGCCCTTCGCTCGCTCGACCCCACGTGCGAGCCGATCGTGCGCGACGCGCTCGATTTCTCCTCGCCATTTCTTCGCACCTTCTACGCCTCGTCGTACAACCGCCTCGTGGATCGCGTGCCCCGCGTCTGGGGCTTCTTCTACCGCCGCGCGGAGAGAATCCCCGCAAGGAGCTTCCGGCAGCGGCTCCGGTCCGCGATCCTCGCGGCGGGCTGCCGCGACTTCATAACGGCCGCCCGGCGTTTCAGGGCGGACGCCATCCTTTGCACGCAGTTTCTGCCGGTGGAGGTTTTCTCGCTCTTCCGCGAGCGCGGATTAGTCCCCGTTCCGGTCTACTGCGCGGTGACCGATTTCTCGATCCACCCGATCTGGGTCTACCCGGGGATCGACCGGTATTTCGTGGCGACCGAGGCTGCGAAAGAGGAGCTGCGCGAAACCGGAGTCGTGCGAGAGGAGCGGATCGAGGTGACCGGCGTGCCGATCGATCCCCGGTTCGCGACCGGCGTCGGCAGGGAGGCCGCGCGGCGGGAGCTCGAGCTCGATCCGGACCCCGGGCGGTTGACGCTGCTCCTGATGGGAGGCGGGTTCGGGTGGGGGCCCATGGAGGAGATGGTGGAGGTCGTGCTGCGTCTCCCGGAGACCGTGCAGGCGCTCGTCATCGCGGGGAAAAACGATGCGCTCCGGCATCGGCTTTCAGGCAGGGTGGAGGGCCAGGGGCGGAGGATCCAGATCCACGGCTTCACCGAGCGGATTCCCATGTTCCTCGAGGCGGCGGATCTTCTCGTGGGCAAAGCCGGCGGGCTCACCTCGAGCGAGGCGATGGCGCGGGGGGTGCCGATCGTGGCGCTGCGGCCGATCCCCGGCCAGGAGGAGAGGAACGTCGATTACTTGCAGGAGTCGGGAGCCGCGGTGCGGGTGCACGATCTCTTCGAGTTGAGAGTCAAGCTCGCGCACTTTCTCGCGGACCCCGCCGATCTCGAACGGATGAAGGCCAACGCGCGCGCCATCGGGCGCCCCGACTCGGCGTTCCGGGTCGCCCGGTCGATCCTCACGACATTCGCGTGA
- a CDS encoding cob(I)yrinic acid a,c-diamide adenosyltransferase has product MSKSAANDVAAEGSVEPGAGRGTRQGVLLVITGPGKGKSTSAFGCALRAHGHGFSIAIVQFMKGRIYGELDTLRSLPRVEVWQFGRVAFVDPKNPDPKDRELARQGLDKAWEIVRAAKHDLLILDEINVVTDFGLVPVEEVLALAKARPRWMDMIWTGRSAPGAMVELADTVSEVREIKHHYRKGIESRAGMEY; this is encoded by the coding sequence ATGTCCAAAAGCGCCGCAAATGACGTTGCCGCAGAGGGATCGGTCGAGCCAGGCGCAGGCCGGGGAACGCGCCAAGGCGTTCTCCTCGTCATCACGGGACCCGGCAAGGGGAAGAGCACCTCGGCGTTCGGGTGCGCCCTTCGCGCGCACGGTCACGGATTTTCGATCGCGATCGTCCAGTTCATGAAAGGACGCATCTACGGCGAGTTGGATACGCTCCGCTCTCTTCCGCGAGTCGAGGTCTGGCAGTTCGGGCGGGTCGCGTTCGTCGACCCCAAGAATCCCGATCCCAAGGATCGAGAGCTCGCGCGCCAGGGACTCGACAAGGCATGGGAGATCGTACGCGCGGCGAAGCATGACCTTTTGATCCTGGACGAGATCAATGTCGTCACCGATTTCGGCCTCGTCCCGGTGGAGGAAGTCCTGGCCCTGGCGAAGGCCCGCCCGAGGTGGATGGATATGATCTGGACCGGGCGGAGCGCCCCGGGGGCCATGGTGGAGCTGGCGGACACGGTGAGCGAGGTGCGCGAGATCAAGCACCACTACCGGAAGGGAATCGAATCGCGCGCGGGGATGGAATATTGA
- a CDS encoding YraN family protein: MWRERAARCGERIAAEFLMLRGLEVVDRNVRVGRGEIDLVARDRDQVVFVEVKFRTAGGRATPLDAVGPKKREDVARAAAGYLSRRGLLDRPVRFDVIGITWRADGEELLVQHVSNAYPGGRNQFY, encoded by the coding sequence ATGTGGCGGGAGAGGGCGGCGCGCTGCGGCGAGAGGATCGCCGCGGAATTTCTGATGCTTCGCGGACTGGAAGTTGTGGACCGGAACGTGAGGGTGGGGCGGGGGGAGATCGATCTCGTGGCTCGCGACCGGGACCAAGTGGTTTTTGTCGAAGTGAAGTTCCGGACCGCCGGGGGGCGGGCGACACCCCTGGACGCCGTGGGCCCGAAGAAGCGGGAGGACGTGGCGAGAGCCGCGGCCGGCTACCTTTCGCGGCGGGGTTTGCTCGATCGACCGGTGCGCTTCGACGTGATCGGGATCACGTGGAGGGCTGATGGGGAAGAGCTCCTCGTCCAGCACGTATCCAATGCCTACCCGGGAGGCCGGAACCAGTTCTACTGA